Proteins encoded together in one Myxocyprinus asiaticus isolate MX2 ecotype Aquarium Trade chromosome 21, UBuf_Myxa_2, whole genome shotgun sequence window:
- the gsto1 gene encoding glutathione S-transferase omega-1, with translation MSASQKCLGKGSAAPGPVPKDHIRLYSMRFCPFAQRTRLVLSAKGIKHDIVNINLKDKPDWFLEKNPFGLVPTLETPSGQVIYESPITCEYLDEVYPEKKLLPSDPFERAQQKMMLEHFSKVTPFFYKIPMGRKNGEDVSALETELKDKLSKLNETLVNKKTKFFGGNSITMIDYMMWPWFERMEMLELKHCLENTPELKKWTEHMLEDPSVKATMFSTDTYKAFYKTYMEGNPNYDYGI, from the exons atgtctgcatcCCAGAAATGTCTTGGAAAAG GAAGCGCTGCTCCTGGCCCTGTGCCGAAGGACCATATTCGGCTCTACAGCATGAGATTCTGCCCTTTTGCCCAGAGAACACGACTGGTGCTCAGTGCCAAGGGAATTAA GCACGATATTGTCAACATCAATTTGAAGGATAAGCCTGATTGGTTTTTAGAGAAGAATCCTTTTGGTTTAGTGCCAACACTGGAAACCCCAAGTGGTCAGGTGATATACGAGTCACCAATCACCTGTGAGTACCTGGATGAGGTCTACCCTGAGAAGAAACTGCTCCCATCTGACCCCTTTGAAAGGGCCCAACAGAAAATGATGCTAGAGCATTTCTCAAAG GTGACTCCCTTCTTCTATAAGATCCCTATGGGCAGGAAAAATGGAGAGGATGTGTCAGCACTTGAAACAGAACTTAAAGACAAACTCTCAAAATTAAATGAG ACCCTGGTCAACAAGAAGACCAAGTTTTTTGGAGGCAATTCAATCACAATGATTGATTACATGATGTGGCCATGGTTTGAGAGGATGGAGATGCTTGAGCTGAAGca TTGCTTGGAGAACACTCCAGAGTTAAAGAAGTGGACTGAACACATGTTGGAGGATCCCAGTGTGAAAGCCACCATGTTCAGCACAGACACCTACAAGGCATTCTACAAGACCTACATGGAGGGAAACCCCAATTATGATTATGGGATATAA
- the LOC127412362 gene encoding inhibitor of nuclear factor kappa-B kinase subunit alpha-like codes for MEKPPFRQNQVCGSWLMKERLGTGGFGHVYLYQNQETSEKTAVKLCRLELNAKNKDRWSREIQIMKRLKHLNVVTAKDVPEEMLHIALNDLPLLAMEYCSKGDLRKLLSKPENCCGLKESEVLALLNDVGSGIQYLHENKIIHRDLKPENIVLQDINGKLVHKIIDLGYAKDLDQGSLCTSFVGTLQYLAPELFEGKSYTVTVDYWSFGTMIFECCCGFRPFLHNLQPVQWTSKVRNKGPKDIMAVEDMNGEVRFSTHLPYPNNLSRTLLEPLEGLLQLMLKWDPVQRGGGMNPDTKQPQCFSLLDQILYMKVVHILNMTTTQVHSFLLNQDEGFHSLQQRIETETKIELLNQELLQETGVMLDPRKPAAQCVLDGVRGWDSYIVYLFDKSLTKYSGPQTYRTLSESVNFIVQQTKTQLPLSALKKVWGEAVSYICGLREDYSRLFQGQRAAMLSLLRYNTNLTRYKNMMFSFSQQLKAKLDFFKSSIQYDLEKYSDQMQYGISSEKMLKAWQDNEEKAAAFAQVAEIGHLDEEIMALHSEIVELQRSPYARRQGDVMEQLQERAIELYRQMKVKCKMPDPQHGYSDSSDMVKVIAQTVQNQDRVLKDLYAHLSKIILSKQKIINLFPKIEKTLESIKEADSTVMQMQIKRQREFWHLLKIACAQNITRSSVSQSGEMPSSLSTWNQSQAQCSSRLPMSLQVPHEGESVNHLLEENQRYLSQLTSLLQETTEEKPESIMAQDWSWTKYESLVAKSQRF; via the exons ATGGAGAAGCCTCCTTTTCGACAAAATCAGGTGTGCGGGTCTTGGCTAATGAAGGAGAGGCTGGGAACAGGAGGATTTGGCCATGTCTACCTGTATCAGAATCAG GAAACCTCTGAAAAAACTGCTGTGAAGCTCTGTCGCCTTGAACTCAATGCAAAAAACAAAGACAGATGGAGTCGAGAGATCCAGATTATGAAAAG GTTAAAGCACCTTAATGTGGTGACAGCAAAGGATGTGCCTGAGGAGATGTTGCACATTGCCTTGAATGATTTACCACTTTTAGCCATGGAATACTGTTCTAAGGGAGACCTGCGAAAG TTGCTAAGTAAACCCGAAAATTGCTGTGGATTGAAAGAGAGTGAGGTGTTGGCTTTACTCAATGATGTTG GTTCTGGAATCCAATACCTCCATGAGAATAAGATAATTCACAGAGATCTGAAGCCAGAGAATATTGTGTTGCAAGATATCAATGGAAAG CTTGTCCACAAAATAATAGACCTTGGCTATGCCAAAGACCTGGACCAGGGGAGCCTATGCACTTCATTTGTGGGGACTTTACAGTATCTG GCTCCCGAGCTGTTTGAAGGCAAGTCATACACAGTCACTGTCGACTATTGGAGCTTCGGCACCATGATCTTTGAGTGCTGCTGTGGATTTCGGCCATTTCTTCACAACCTCCAGCCTGTGCAGTG gacaAGCAAAGTACGAAACAAAGGTCCTAAGGACATAATGGCTGTGGAAGATATGAATGGAGAGGTTCGATTTTCCACCCACCTTCCATACCCCAACAATCTGAGCAG GACACTACTGGAGCCTTTGGAGGGGCTGCTACAGCTAATGCTGAAGTGGGACCCAGTACAGAGGGGAGGAGGAATGAATCCAGACACAAAACAGCCCCAGTGCTTCTCTCTTCTTGATCAAATACTGTACATGAAG GTTGTGCACATCTTGAATATGACTACAACCCAGGTTCACTCATTTCTGCTTAACCAAGATGAAGGGTTCCATTCCCTGCAGCAGAGAATTGAGACTGAGACCAAAATCGAACTTTTGAATCAAGAACTTCTGCAGGAAACAGGAGTTATGTTAGATCCCAGGAAGCCTGCTGCACAATGTGTACTCGATGGAGTA AGAGGATGGGACAGCTACATCGTATATCTGTTTGACAAGAGCTTGACCAAGTACTCTGGACCTCAAACGTATAGAACTCTTTCTGAGAGTGTCAACTTTATTG TGCAGCAAACCAAAACTCAGCTTCCGCTGAGTGCCCTCAAAAAGGTTTGGGGTGAGGCAGTTAGCTACATATGTGGCCTCAGAGAGGACTACAGCCGCCTTTTCCAGGGCCAACGTGCAGCCAT gttgAGCCTTCTCCGCTACAACACCAATCTTACAAGATACAAGAACATGATGTTTTCCTTTTCCCAGCAGTTGAAAGCTAAACTTGATTTTTTTAAGAGCAGCATCCAGTATGATTTGGAGAAATACAGTGATCAAATGCAGTATGGCATAT CCTCTGAAAAGATGCTGAAGGCTTGGCAGGACAATGAAGAGAAAGCTGCTGCATTTGCACAG gTGGCAGAGATTGGTCACCTAGATGAGGAAATTATGGCTTTGCACTCAGAAATTGTTGAACTCCAGAGAAGTCCTTATGCTCGTCGTCAAGGAGATGTCATGGAGCAACT GCAGGAGAGAGCAATTGAACTCTACAGACAGATGAAGGTAAAATGCAAAA TGCCAGACCCCCAGCATGGCTACAGTGACAGCTCTGACATGGTGAAAGTCATTGCACAGACTGTCCAGAATCAAGACAGGGTGTTGAAGGATCTATATGCACACCTCAG TAaaattattttgagtaagcagAAGATTATCAACCTGTTCCCTAAAATCGAGAAGACGCTGGAGAGCATTAAGGAGGCAGACAGCACTGTCATGCAGATGCAGatcaagagacagagagagttctGGCACTTACTGAAGATTGCCTGT GCACAAAACATCACACGAAGCTCTGTGAGCCAGAGTGGGGAGATGCCCTCCTCTCTGTCAACATGGAACCAGTCTCAAGCCCAGTGTTCCTCTCGCCTACCCATGTCACTGCAAGTGCCACACGAGGG TGAATCAGTCAATCATTTACTCGAGGAGAACCAGCGCTACTTGAGCCAGCTTACAAGTTTACTGCAAGAAACAACTGAGGAGAAACCAGAAAGCATAATG GCTCAAGACTGGAGCTGGACCAAATATGAATCCCTGGTTGCTAAATCACAGCGTTTTTGA
- the LOC127412373 gene encoding glutathione S-transferase omega-1-like produces the protein MASSQKVQGKESAAPGPVPDGHLRLYSMRFCPFAQRARMVLNAKGIKYDTVNINLKDKPNWYLEKNPAGTVPALETPSGQVIYESLITCEYLDEVYPEKKLIPSDPFERAQQKMLLENYSKVIPYFYKISMGKKNGEDVSTPEIEFKEKLSKLNQTLANKKTIFFGGDSITMIDYMIWPWFERIEMMGLKHCLENTPELRLWIERMLKDPSVKATMFSTDDHKVFFDTYMDGKPNFDYGL, from the exons ATGGCTTCTTCCCAAAAAGTCCAAGGAAAAG AAAGCGCTGCTCCTGGACCAGTGCCAGATGGTCATCTTCGACTCTACAGCATGAGATTCTGCCCTTTTGCTCAGAGAGCGAGAATGGTCCTCAATGCCAAGGGAATTAA ATATGACACTGTCAACATCAATTTGAAAGATAAGCCTAATTGGTATTTGGAAAAGAATCCTGCTGGAACAGTGCCAGCATTGGAAACCCCAAGTGGTCAGGTGATATACGAGTCACTTATCACCTGTGAGTACCTGGATGAGGTCTACCCTGAGAAGAAACTGATCCCATCTGACCCTTTTGAGAGGGCCCAACAGAAAATGTTGCTGGAGAATTACTCAAAG GTGATTCCATACTTCTATAAAATCTCTATGGGCAAGAAAAATGGAGAGGATGTCTCAACACCTGAAATAGAATTTAAAGAAAAACTCTCCAAACTAAATCAG ACTCTGGCGAACAAGAAGACCATATTCTTTGGAGGAGATTCAATCACAATGATTGACTACATGATATGGCCGTGGTTTGAGAGGATAGAGATGATGGGCCtgaaaca TTGTTTGGAGAACACTCCTGAGTTAAGACTGTGGATTGAACGCATGTTAAAGGATCCCAGTGTTAAAGCCACCATGTTTAGCACAGATGATCACAAGGTCTTTTTCGACACCTACATGGATGGAAAACCCAATTTTGACTATGGATTATAG
- the calhm3 gene encoding calcium homeostasis modulator protein 3, whose product MDRFKLVLQYFQSNSESISNGICIILSLISVKLYTSFDFNCPCLPQYNKMYAMGVMFVPPIILFCLGVLVNRHTGVLMEEWVRPTGRRTKNPAVVKFLLSSMLQRALLAPMVWILMTLLDGKCFICAFSMNVDPKHFTGIPNSTSLELIKIMAKVPCKEDVIFKNSSFRKAVSRYVRCYSQAIGWSILLILIFLGAVGRIMKPCFNHATFLQTRYWSNYLDIEQKLFDETCVLHARDFARKCVVQFFESMREDTTLRLPLSSALGPGTIQKEYEEEEEERLYGITRHDQVDNLLQTWYQCKPELNVTRMAYKPKVCITWEDRNGKAIFSEV is encoded by the exons ATGGATCGTTTTAAGTTGGTTCTGCAGTATTTTCAGTCAAATTCCGAGTCCATCTCCAATGGTATCTGTATAATATTGTCCTTGATAAGCGTCAAGCTGTACACAAGTTTTGATTTCAACTGCCCCTGTTTACCGCAATACAATAAGATGTACGCCATGGGGGTCATGTTCGTACCGCCAATTATATTGTTCTGTTTGGGAGTATTAGTTAATCGTCATACAGGGGTGTTGATGGAAGAATGGGTCAGACCCACTGGGAGGAGGACAAAAAATCCGGCAGTGGTTAA ATTTCTGCTTTCATCAATGTTGCAACGGGCCCTTCTGGCTCCCATGGTCTGGATCCTAATGACGCTCCTGGATGGAAAATGTTTCATCTGCGCATTCAGTATGAATGTTGACCCCAAACATTTTACTGGCATCCCCAATAGCACTAGCCTGGAACTGATAAAGATCATGGCTAAGGTGCCCTGCAAAGAAGATGTTATCTTCAAGAACAGCAGTTTTCGGAAAGCTGTGTCACGATATGTGCGTTGTTACTCCCAA GCAATAGGCTGGTCAATCCTCCTCATCCTTATCTTTTTGGGTGCTGTGGGTCGAATCATGAAGCCTTGCTTCAATCACGCCACTTTTCTGCAGACCCGTTACTGGAGCAATTACCTGGACATTGAGCAGAAACTCTTCGATGAGACCTGTGTCCTCCATGCCAGAGACTTTGCCAGAAAATGTGTGGTGCAGTTTTTTGAGAGCATGCGAGAAGATACAACTCTGAGACTGCCCCTCTCGAGTGCACTCGGACCCGGCACAATTCAGAAGGAATatgaagaggaagaagaagagcGTCTGTATGGTATAACGAGACACGATCAAGTGGATAATTTGCTACAAACCTGGTACCAGTGCAAACCAGAGCTGAATGTGACCAGGATGGCCTATAAACCCAAAGTGTGTATCACTTGGGAAGATCGCAATGGAAAAGCAATATTCTCTGAAGTGTAA
- the LOC127412372 gene encoding calcium homeostasis modulator protein 2-like has protein sequence MAAVVSEYFKFIALFFKSKDVMIFNGLIGLGTVAGQTVYNIFAFNCPCSPQKNYLYGLAAIGVPALALFVIGVMLNRNTWDIVSECRTRKCRKFSLTAAFALLGSILGRAVVAPITWTVISLLRGEAYVCALSEFIDPSSLDKFPPTTQAPEIMSRFPCKDLPAPLMVYSGEVERQLKYESQLLGWLLVGLISLCFFLLLCLKNCYSPLGYLQEAYWNQYRSNEQALFQRTAELHAKIHAAECVKSFFGFVALDNQEKELIDDCKGSKTAIPSLDWNRITGVYMYRENNNTPMYSRLDKWAMYEKDNSC, from the exons ATGGCGGCAGTCGTCTCAGAATATTTCAAATTTATTGCACTCTTCTTCAAGAGCAAAGATGTCATGATCTTCAATGGCCTCATAGGTCTAGGGACAGTGGCCGGTCAGACAGTGTATAACATCTTTGCTTTTAACTGTCCGTGTTCACCACAGAAGAATTACCTTTACGGCTTGGCTGCAATCGGTGTACCAGCCCTGGCTCTCTTTGTCATCGGGGTGATGCTCAATCGAAATACCTGGGACATTGTGTCAGAGTGCCGCACCAGAAAATGCCGGAAATTCTCACTGACTGCTGCCTTTGCTCTGCTAGGCTCGATTTTGGGGAGAGCAGTGGTCGCCCCAATCACCTGGACTGTGATTTCCCTCCTGAGAGGGGAGGCATATGTCTGTGCCTTAAGTGAGTTTATAGACCCCTCTTCTTTGGACAAATTCCCTCCAACTACTCAGGCCCCAGAAATCATGTCCCGGTTTCCATGTAAGGATTTACCTGCTCCACTGATGGTTTATTCTGGAGAGGTTGAACGCCAGTTGAAGTATGAATCCCAG cTGTTGGGCTGGCTGCTGGTGGGCCTTATATCCCTCTGCTTCTTTCTGCTCCTCTGCTTGAAAAACTGCTACTCTCCTCTGGGCTATCTTCAGGAGGCATACTGGAACCAGTACCGTTCCAATGAACAAGCTCTTTTCCAACGTACTGCTGAGCTACATGCTAAAATCCATGCTGCTGAGTGTGTCAAGAGCTTCTTTGGATTTGTAGCCTTGGACAATCAGGAAAAGGAGCTTATAGATGACTGTAAGGGTTCTAAGACCGCCATACCCAGTCTGGATTGGAACCGTATCACAGGGGTTTACATGTACAGAGAGAACAATAACACTCCCATGTACAGCCGCTTAGACAAATGGGCCATGTACGAAAAGGACAACAGCTGTTAG